A genomic region of Melopsittacus undulatus isolate bMelUnd1 chromosome 5, bMelUnd1.mat.Z, whole genome shotgun sequence contains the following coding sequences:
- the LOC101872193 gene encoding LOW QUALITY PROTEIN: endosome-associated-trafficking regulator 1 (The sequence of the model RefSeq protein was modified relative to this genomic sequence to represent the inferred CDS: inserted 1 base in 1 codon), whose product MSWLLDTLGTAERVCPESQGLEDDDDDDDELSYFCHSACPPLQPKCDESLSDNQVEDLGEAIPFSLSSKHSQVVKDEAEKNRICAGKLAEYAQELEEEAQEFQTPFCKDVKRVGSLSEDEEHSWACHFRLHQRSRILRTASMELCVSYDSSQCSTDNHLGIDAFSPWAHASDPYLGHPECMKGAEPHMLYEEAIKDKQFPSLQLTNDMLREENSMLRRMVKSMQSSMKSRCXMIQKMQRQLKASLAKEERGAQKLQSFVQQSEWNLQLMNQRALEAESNVEKLKEKIIILQGELKSSKAENESLKAGQTPNLGAMKHRVHFALQNLHKLIMAENWVIKQLTSVAESLRFVAEVLESTGKINKVEAEEEP is encoded by the exons ATGTCATGGCTGCTTGACACCTTGGGGACAGCGGAGAGGGTCTGCCCAGAATCTCAAGGTTtggaagatgatgatgatgacgatGATGAATTGAGCTACTTCTGCCACTCTGCGTGTCCTCCACTGCAGCCCAAGTGCGATGAGAGTTTGAGTGATAATCAGGTGGAGGATCTAGGAGAAGCCATCCCATTTTCCCTAAGTTCTAAGCACTCTCAAGTCGTGAAAGACGAAGCCGAGAAAAATAGAATCTGTGCTGGGAAGCTGGCCGAGTATGCACAGGAGCTTGAGGAGGAAGCTCAGGAGTTTCAGACACCATTTTGCAAAGATGTGAAAAGGGTTGGCAGCTTGTCGGAAGATGAGGAACACAGCTGGGCCTGTCACTTCCGTCTGCATCAAAGGTCACGCATCCTCCGAACAGCAAGTATGGAACTATGTGTCTCCTATGACTCTTCCCAGTGTAGCACGGACAATCACTTGGGGATTGATGCCTTTTCTCCATGGGCCCATGCCAGTGACCCTTATCTGGGGCACCCAGAATGCATGAAGGGAGCAGAACCCCACATGCTGTATGAGGAGGCCATCAAGGACAAGCAGTtcccatcactgcagctgaCCAACGACATGCTCAGAGAGGAGAACTCCATGCTCAGAAGGATGGTGAAGAGCATGCAGAGCTCCATGAAGAGCAGGT GCATGATACAGaagatgcagaggcagctgaaGGCCAGCCTGGCCAAAGAGGAGAGGGGTGCCCAAAAGCTGCAGTCCTTTGTCCAGCAGAGCGAGTGGAACCTCCAGCTAATGAACCAGCGAGCTCTGGAGGCAGAAAGCAATGtggaaaagctgaaggagaagaTCATTATTCTCCAGGGAGAGCTGAAGAGCTCCAAGGCAGAGAATGAAAGCCTGAAAGCGGGCCAAACGCCCAACCTGGGCGCAATGAAACACAGAGTacattttgctttgcagaacCTCCACAAGTTAATAATGGCTGAAAACTGGGTTATCAAACAGCTCACCTCTGTAGCAGAGTCGCTGCGTTTTGTTGCTGAGGTCCTTGAATCTACAGGCAAAATTAATAAAGTTGAAGCAGAAGAAGAGCCATGA
- the KCNJ4 gene encoding inward rectifier potassium channel 4: MIQRAMGSVRVNRYSIVSTEEDGHKVSALGSMNGHSRNGKGHAPRRKHRNRFVKKNGQCNVYFANLSNKSQRYMADIFTTCVDTRWRYMLMIFSAAFLVSWLFFGFLFWCIAFFHGDLNAPAVGGSPSLLKPCIMHVNSFLGAFLFSVETQTTIGYGFRCVTEECPLAIMAVVVQSIVGCVIDSFMIGTIMAKMARPKKRAQTLLFSHHAVISVRDGKLCLMWRVGNLRRSHIVEAHVRAQLIKPYMTEEGEYLPLDQRDLNVGYDVGLDRIFLVSPIIIVHEIDEESPLYGIGKEELETENFEIVVILEGMVEATAMTTQARSSYLASEILWGHRFEPVVFEEKNHYKVDYSRFHKTYEVAGTPCCSARELQESKMTILPSPRPPSAFCYENELALVSQDEDEDDDEVGVVLGGSTKEEGGVIQMMDFGSHLDLERLQATLPLDTISYRRESAI; encoded by the exons ATGATACAGCGAGCCATGGGCAGCGTCCGAGTCAACCG gTACAGCATCGTCTCAACTGAAGAGGATGGACACAAGGTCTCTGCTCTGGGCAGCATGAACGGGCACAGCCGGAACGGGAAGGGCCATGCCCCCCGGCGGAAGCACCGCAACCGTTTTGTGAAGAAGAATGGGCAGTGCAATGTCTACTTTGCCAATCTGAGCAACAAGTCTCAGCGCTACATGGCCGACATCTTCACCACCTGTGTGGACACGCGCTGGCGCTACATGCTGATGATcttctctgctgccttcctggTCTCCTGGCTCTTCTTTGGCTTCCTCTTCTGGTGCATCGCTTTCTTCCATGGTGACCTCAACGCACCAGCAGTGGGAGGCAGTCCCTCTCTCCTCAAGCCCTGCATCATGCACGTGAACAGCTTCCTAGGggcttttcttttctcagtgGAGACACAGACAACCATTGGGTATGGCTTCCGCTGCGTGACTGAGGAGTGCCCACTGGCTATCATGGCAGTTGTGGTCCAGTCCATCGTGGGCTGCGTTATTGACTCCTTCATGATTGGCACTATCATGGCCAAGATGGCAAGGCCTAAGAAGAGGGCCCAGACTCTCCTCTTCAGTCATCACGCAGTCATCTCTGTGCGGGATGGCAAACTGTGCCTCATGTGGCGGGTAGGCAACCTGAGGAGGAGCCACATTGTGGAGGCCCATGTCCGAGCCCAGCTCATCAAGCCCTACATGACAGAGGAAGGGGAATATCTCCCACTGGACCAGCGGGACCTAAATGTGGGCTACGATGTGGGTCTTGATCGTATATTTTTGGTCTCACCCATTATTATCGTTCATGAGATCGATGAGGAGAGTCCACTTTATGGGATTGGCAAGGAGGAGCTGGAGACGGAGAACTTTGAGATTGTTGTTATCCTTGAGGGGATGGTGGAAGCCACAGCCATGACCACACAGGCACGAAGCTCTTACCTTGCTAGTGAAATCCTTTGGGGTCATCGCTTCGAACCAGTTGTGTTTGAGGAGAAGAACCACTACAAAGTGGATTATTCACGCTTTCACAAGACCTACGAGGTAGCTGGCACACCTTGCTGCTCAGCCCGGGAGCTGCAAGAAAGCAAGATGACTATCCTACCTTCTCCCCGACCTCCCAGTGCCTTCTGCTATGAGAATGAGCTGGCTCTTGTCAGTCAAGACgaagatgaagatgatgatgaagtGGGTGTGGTGTTAGGAGGCAGCACTAAGGAGGAGGGAGGCGTCATCCAGATGATGGATTTTGGAAGCCACCTGGACCTGGAGCGGCTCCAGGCAACTCTGCCCCTAGATACAATCTCATACCGCAGGGAATCAGCCATCTAA